In Lolium rigidum isolate FL_2022 chromosome 7, APGP_CSIRO_Lrig_0.1, whole genome shotgun sequence, the DNA window TGGCGGGAGTGCTggtggtggtcaaagttctctggGTTACCTATTTGGAGATGGTGAGCCTGCAAAACCTGCTGCAGCAGCAGCTGCGAAGGCCCCACCTGCTGAGAAACCAGCACCAGCAGCTGGTGATGTAGCCAAGCAAATTCCAGCTGGTATTCCAGGCAGCAGGGCGAACAACTATCACCGGTCAGAAGGCCAGAACACTGGCAACTTCCTTACGGTatgccttttttttcctttgtaaTGTAATGAACCCATATTAGTTGTAGCTATTTCTGTA includes these proteins:
- the LOC124672666 gene encoding protein SPIRAL1-like 1 — encoded protein: MSRGGSAGGGQSSLGYLFGDGEPAKPAAAAAAKAPPAEKPAPAAGDVAKQIPAGIPGSRANNYHRSEGQNTGNFLTDRPSTKVHAAPGGGSSLGYLFGGK